The Actinoplanes sp. N902-109 genomic interval GGCGCCCGTGCGTCTCCACCAGCGCGACCACCACGTCGGTGCCGCGTCCGGCCCGGCGGTGTGCCTCGGCCAGCATCGTGTACGTCTTGCCGACGCCCGGTGCGGCCCCGAGGTAGATGCGCAGTTCTCCGCGTGCCATCTCGTCTCTCTAACGGCGGTCGGGAAGCAGCCGTTCCTCGTGGTCGAGCTCGCGTTCCAGGATGCGCAGGCCCTCGTCGGTGAGCTGGCCGGCGTCGCGCCAGCGCAGCAGCTCGTCGCGCTGGGCGTCGATCACCGAGCGGCGTACCCGCAGCGCGGCCTCGTACTGCGGGGAGACCGGCAGCTCGTCCGACTCGGCCTGGTCCAGCAGGTCGATCCGGCGGCGGTAGCGTTCCAGCCGCGTCCCGAGCTGCTTGCGCATCGACTCGATGGCGTGGTCCTCGACGTCGTCGTGCGGATCCTGGTCGATCTCGTCCAACCGGTCCAGTGCCGCCTGCGCCGACGCCGAGCGGGCCTCGTTGCGCTCCCGGGCGTCGTCGTTCTCGTTGGCGCGCAGGCCCAGCCGGCGGACCAGCGGCGCGAACGTGAGCCCCTGCCCGACCAGGGTCACCAGCACCACCGCGAAGGCGCAGAACAGCAGCAGGTCCCGGTCGGGGAAGGGCAGGTGCGCCCGGGTCTCGGTGGGGATGGTGAACACCGCGGCCAGGGTGATCACCCCCCGGGTGCCGGCCCAGCTCAGCGCCGTGATCTCCCGGCCGTCGAGGGCCTGTTCGCGCCGGGCCGAGTTCTTCTCCGAGTTCGGGTCGCCGCCCAGCCGGGTATGCATCGAGAGCGGCAGCAGCTGGGTCACATACAGGAACAGGGGACGCAGCAGCAGGGTGATCCCGACCGAGATGGCCACCGCGCCGACGATGGTCGACGTCTTGTACTCCGACAGTCCCTCGATCACCCAGGGCAGCTGCTGGCCGATGAGCAGGAAGACCAGGCCCTCCAGCAGGAAGTCCACCAGCCGCCACACCGCGCTGACCTGCAACCGGCTCGCGCCCGAGCCCAGCCGCGGGGTGTCGTGCCCGACGATCAGGCCCGCGACGACCACCGCCAGCACCCCGGACACGTGCACCTGCTCGGCCAGCACGTACGCCACGAACGGCGTCGCCAGCGAGATGGCGTTGGCGATCAGCGGGTCCCGCTGGATCGGCCGGGACGCGCGCACGGCGTAGGCGACGATGATGCCCGCGATGACCCCGCCGGCCGCCGACAGCACGAACTCGCCCACCGTGGTCGCGAACGAGAAGTGGCCGCCGACCGCCGCCGACACCGCCACGCTGAGCAGGGTCAGCGCGGTCGCATCGTTGAGCAGGCCCTCGCCCTGGACCAAGGTGATGAGGTTGCGCGGCAGGCCCACCTTCTTGCCCACCGCGAGCGCCGCGACCGGGTCCGGCGGGGCGACCGCGGCCCCCAGCGCGACACCGGCGGCCATCGTGGCCCCGGCGACGAGGAAGTGGAAACCCGCCCCGATCAGTAGGGCGGTGACCAGGACAAGAACCACGGAAAGGCTGATAACGGTACGGAGGTTGCGCCGGATGTCCAGCAGCGACGAGTCCAGGGCCGCGTTGTAGAGCAGTGGCGGGAGGATCAGCGTCAGGACTATCTCGGGTTCCAGCTCGATGTTGGGACCCGGCAGCACGGCGTACAGGATCCCGATGAGGGTCAGAAGGGCGGCGGCGGGCAGACCGGAGCGGTTGGCGACCCAGCGGATCGCCACCACCACCGCCACACCCGCGAGGATGAACAACAACGTCGTCTCGACACTCACCTGGTCATTCTCCCGGACCGCTACGGTTTCCGCGTGATCATGCTCGGCGAGGAGGTCCCATGCGGCTGGCGCGGATAGCGCTCGCGGTCGTGCTCGGCTGCGGCGTGCTGGCGGCGGTGGGCGGCCCGGAGGACCAGCTGGCCCCCGCGCAACGGGCCGAGGCGTTGCTGCAGCGGATGACCCGCGACGAGAAGCTGACGCTGCTGCACGGCGGGTCGGCCTGCGGGTACGTGGGCTGCGTCGACGGCATCGAGCGGCTGGGCATCCCGGCGCTGCACCTGCAGGACGGGCCGGCCGGGGTGGGTGGCGGGCTCACCGGGGTGACGCAACTTCCGGCCCCGGTGGCTGCTGCGGCCGCGTGGGATCCGGGCGTGCTCAGCTCGTACGGGAAAGTACTGGGCGCGGAGCACCGGGGCAAGGGGTCGGACGTGGTCCTGGCACCGACGGTCAACATCGTGCGCGACCCCCGCTGGGGCCGGGCCTTCGAGTCGCTGGGGGAGGACCCCTACCTGACCGGCCGCTCGGCCGCGGCCGAGATCGAGGCGATCCAGGCGGAGGGCCCGATGGCGCAGGTCAAGCACTATGCGGTCTACAACCAGGAGACCGCGCGCAACACCCCGGCAGGCAACGCCACGATCGACGAGCGCACGCTGCACGAGATCTACCTGCCGGCGTTCGAGGACGCGGTCGCGGCCGGCGTGGACTCGGTGATGTGCGGCTACAACCCGGTGAACGGCGTCTTCCCGTGCGAGAACGGTGACCTGCAGAATCGCATCCTGCGCGACCAGCTGGGCTTCCCGGGCTTCATCACCTCCGACTGGGACGCCACCCATTCGACCGTGGCATCGGCGCTCAACGGCCTCGACATGGAGATGCCGGACGCGCAGTACTTCGGCCCACCGTTGACGGCTTCCGGGCTCGACGTGGACGAGCACGTCCGGCGCATCCTGACCGCCATGTTCCGGCGGGGCCTGTTCGATCACCCCTCGACCGGTTCGCTGACCGCACCGGTGACTTCCGTCTCGCACGCGAAAACCGCCCGGGAGATCGCCGAGCAGGGCATGGTGCTGCTCAAGAACGACGGCGACGTGCTGCCGATCGGCGGGGGAGTGCACTCCATCGCGGTGATCGGCAACGGCGGGGATGCCGGCGTGCTGAGCCAGGGCGGCGGCAGCGCCACTGTTTCGGCGCCGTACGTGATCTCGCCCTATCAGGGCCTGAAGGAACGCGGCGGCCCGGTCACCTATCAACCGGGCACCGCCCGCGCCGACGGCGCCCTGCCCACCGTGCCGCTGACCCTGACCGGTTCGGTGTTCCCGAACACCGCGCTGAGCGGTCCCGCCATTGCCACCCGTACGGACGCCGGGCTCGATGGCACCTGGCGCGGCGGCGACCCCGGCACCGGCATCGCCTCGGACTGGTCGGCCCGCTGGACCGGCACCCTGATCCCGCCGACCACGGGAACGTACACGTTCTCGCTGACGAACACCGACGGCGCCCGGCTGACCATCGGCGACAAGCTGCTGATCGACAACGGCTGGACAGAACGCAGCCTGCGCACCACCTCCCGCAGCATCTATCTAACCGGCGGCCAACCGGTGCCCGTCACCCTGACATTTGCCCAGTACACCGGCAACGCGGCCGTCAGCCTCGGCTGGACCCGGCCCGGCCAGAACCTGCACGACGACGCGGTGCGGGCAGCGGCCTCAGCGGACCTGGCGGTGGTGGTGGTCGGCCGCTTCAGCACCGAAGGCGCGGATCTGTCGGACCTCGACCTGCCCGCCGCCCAGAACGCCCTGGTCACGGATGTGGCGGCGGCCAACCCGAACACGGTGGTGATCGTCAACAGCGGCTCGGCGATCACCATGCCGTGGGCTTCGCGCGTACGGGGAATCGTGGAAGCCTGGTACCCCGGTCAGGAGTACGGACACGCCCTGGCCGATTTGCTCCACGGCGACGCGAACTTCTCCGCCAAACTCCCGGTGACCTTCCCCCGCGCACTGTCCGACGCCCCGGCTTTTGCCCCGGCGCGCTGGCCGGGCGGTCGCTATTCGGAGGGCTTACAGGTCGGCTATCGCTGGTACGACGCCCGGGGCATCGAGCCGCTCTTCCCTTTCGGCTACGGCCTGTCCTACACCACGTTCAAATACTCCGACCTCAAGCTTTCCGGCGCGACCGTCTCCTTCACCCTCACCAACACCGGCCCCCGCGCCGGCGCCGAGGTGGCCCAGGTCTACGTCCAGCAACCCGCCGCAACGGGCGAGCCGATCCGCAACCTGCGCGGCTTCACCAAACTCACCCTCCAGCCCGGCCAATCCCAGCGGGTGACGATCGAGTTGGACGCGCGCAGCTTCCAGCACTGGACGGGCACGTGGACGACCAGCCCGGGCACGTACACGATCAGCGTCGGCTCATCCTCCCGAGACCTCCCGCTGGCTGCCTCCATGTCGCGTCCCTAAAGACAGCATTTCGGCTGAACCGGACTCTGTGTCCGTCGCACGCAGTCCGGTTTCCTTCAAGTTGTTGTGGCTCGTGACCGGGGCAACGGATGGCCCGGTGGCTTCCTCGCGTCGCGACACGCTGGCAATTAGAGAGGCGAAGCTCGGTGAAGTAGGTAGTTTCTTATCGGACAAACCGTCCTAAAAGTGCGTTGACGGGAGCATGATGCACGGGAACTTCGGATCCGAGGAGTTGCGGTGGCGTAAGAGCAGGCGATCCGCGCTCCAATCCAACTGTGTCGAGATCGCTCACGGCAGAGATGGATCGGTCCACCTTCGGGATTCGAAGGACCCGCACGGAGGCATCCTCACGCTGACGTCGGCTGGGTTTTCGGCATTCTTGTCGGACGTCAAGGACGGGAAGCTGGATCTCGCTTAGCCATGCGGTCGCGATGGAGGTGGCCGGCCAATGCTGCACCGATCAGAGCGATGGACAGAGCTGACGCCCAAGCTTTTTTCGGCCGTCGCGCGGGTCTTCCGGGCGGCGGCCGTTGCTCGTCGGTCTCACTGCGATGAACGGCTCGGCGCTCTGCTGCCAGGCGTTCATCGGTCACCACGGTCATGAAGCGGCGCCGTCGGTGGGTGCCCACGGTGATCCAAGCGGCTTCCTGTAGTTGCCACCACTTGCGTGACACTGCGCTCTCGAACATGTTGCCGGCCAGGCTGCGCAACTCCGCTTCGTCGATCTCACCGAGTTCCCACATGACGAACCAATAGTTCATGACCAGGTTGGCATACACCTTCTGGCGATCCTGGGCAGTCTGGACGTGGCCAGTATCGAGCACCTCGAAGAATTCGGGATTGTCGAGGGCAAGCTTGATGAGGTCGAAATGTCGCTGCTTGTCGAAGCTCAGCAATTCTTGGCGCGCCTGTCGGGCTTGCAGGACGAGCGAGAAGCCGATGCCGGACAGGGCGGCTGCCGACAGAATCGCTGATGCGCCGCCGTAGGCCTCACCGACGTCGGCGAGATCCTTCCAGGGCAAAGCTTCTCCCAGAAGCTTATACATGATCAGCGGTGACCAGACAACGACCATGACGCCGGCGCTGACACCGATGAGCAGAAGCCACGGACGAAGTCGGCGCCACGCCCGGAATCTCGGCATCCGGCGGCCCTTCGTCGCCATCGTGAACGAGCCTAAGGCAAGGATCTACATTGATGCTCATTCATTCATTACGTGGGTGAGGCCGATGTGCGCGCCGTTCCTGATCCAAATCGCCGGGGTCGGCCGTGCCGGAGCGGGCAGCAAAACGGGGCCGCGCCTGGTGCGGCGCGGCCCCGTTCTGGTGGAGGTGCTCAGTAGCGGTAGTGGTCCGGCTTGAACGGGCCCTCGACCGACACGCCGAGGTACTCGGCCTGCTTCTTGGTCAGCTCGGTGAGGCGGACACCCAGCGCGTCGAGGTGCAGGCGGGCGACCTTCTCGTCGAGGTGCTTCGGCAGGACGTAGACCTGCTTGTCGTACTCGCCGGGCTTCGTCCAGAGTTCGATCTGGGCGATGACCTGGTTGGTGAACGAGTTGGACATGACGAAGCTGGGGTGGCCGGTGGCGTTGCCCAGGTTCATCAGGCGGCCCTCGGAGAGCACGATGACGGCGTGGCCGTCCGGGAAGCGCCACTCGTGGACCTGCGGCTTGACCTCGACCTTTTCGATGCCGGGGACCTTGGCCAGGCCGGCCATGTCGATCTCGTCGTCGAAGTGGCCGACGTTGCCGACGATGGCGTTGTGCTTCATCTTCGCCATGTGTTCCGGCGTGATGATGTCGGTGCCGCCGGTGGTGGTGATGAAGATGTCGGCCTCGGCGACGACGTCCTCGATCCGGACCACCTGCATGCCGTCCATGGCGGCCTGCAGGGCGCAGATCGGGTCGACCTCGGTGACGACGACGCGGGCGCCCTGGCCGCGGAGCGTCTCGGCCGAGCCCTTGCCGACGTCGCCGTAGCCGCAGACGACGGCGAGCTTGCCGCCGATCATGACGTCGGTGGCGCGGTTGAGACCGTCGACCAGCGAGTGGCGGATGCCGTACTTGTTGTCGAACTTGCTCTTGGTGACCGAGTCGTTGACGTTGATCGCCGGGAAGAGCAGGTCGCCGGTCTTGGCGAACTTGTAGAGGCGGGCCACGCCGGTGGTGGTCTCCTCGGTGACGCCCCGGATCTCAGCGGCGATCTTGGTGAACCGCTGGTTGTCCGACGCCAGGCTGCGGCGCAGCGTGTCGAGGATGATCGAGTACTCGTGGTTGTCCTCGGCGGTGGTCGCGGGGACCGCGCCGGCCGCCTCGAACTCGACGCCCTTGTGCACGAGCAGGGTGGCGTCGCCGCCGTCGTCGAGGATCATGTTGGGGCCGCGGCCGTCACCGAAGTCGAACAGCTGCTCGGTGCACCACCAGTACTCCTCCAGCGTCTCGCCCTTCCAGGCGAACACGGAGACGCCCTGGGGCGCCTCGGCGGTGCCCTCGGTGCCGACGACGACCGCCGCGGCGGCCTCGTCCTGGGTCGAGAAGATGTTGCAGGAGACCCAGCGGACCTCGGCGCCGAGCGCGGTCAGCGTCTCGATCAGCACGGCGGTCTGGATCGTCATGTGCAGCGAGCCCGCGATGCGCGCGCCGGCCAGCGGCTGGGCCGCCTTGAACTCCTCGCGGATGCTCATCAGGCCGGGCATCTCGTGCTCGGCGAGCCGCATCTGGTGGCGACCGGCCTTGGCCAGGCTCAGGTCGGCAACGGCGAAGTCAAGGCCGTTGATCTTCTGCAGTCGTTCGGACATGAAAGAGGGCACCCCCCTCATCAGGGGGCGCCCTTGACGTCTGACCACCGGGCCGAGCGTGGCGGACCAGATCCGCGGGATCCGGGTCCGTCGCAGCGCCCCTCGGCTCGGGGCTGCGTCGGATACCGACGCGACGTCAATCATAGCCGTGGACTCCCAAGATCGCCCTCGAGGTTCGCTCGAAACCTCAGTTGAACACGCACAAGGACCTTGAAAACACCTCAAAAACCCCTCACCGTGTACGGGATGAGACATCCCTATCGCATCCGTGAGATCGCTGCCCAGAGCGGTCTCAGCCCGGCCACCGTCGACCGGGTCCTGCATCGCCGGGGCGGTGTCCGGGCGGGCACCGTACGCGAGGTGGAACAGGCCATCGCCGACCTCGACCGCCAGCAGTCCCAGCTGCGGGTGGCCGGTCGCACGTTCATGGTCGACGTGGTTGTGCAGTCCCCGACCCGGTTCACCACGGCGGTGCGAGCTGTGCTGGAGGCGGAACTGCCCGTGCTGCGGCCGGCGGTGCTGCGCTGCCGGTTCCACTTCCTGGACAGCGCCGCGCCGGGGGACCTGCCGGCCGTGCTGGACAAGGTGGCCCGGGTCGGCTCGCACGGGGTGATTCTCAAGGCGCCCGAGCTGCCCGAGACGGTGGCGGCCGTGGCCCGGCTCGTCCAGCAGGGGATTCCCGTGGTGACCTTCGTGACGGATCTGCCGACCAGCGCCCGGTCCGCGTACGTGGGGATCGACAACCGCTCGGCCGGCGCCACCGCGGCGTACCTGATCCAGGAATGGCTCGCCGGGCAGCCGGGTGACGTGCTCGTCGTCCGCGGGCGCAGCTCGTTCCGCGGCGAGGACGAGCGCGAGATGGGTTTCCGCTCGGAGATGCGCGCGCACGGCAAAGCGCGGCGGCTGCTCGAGGTGGTCGACGACGAGGGCCGGGCCGACACCGTCCACACCGGAACCCGGGCGGTGCTGGCAGTGAACCGGCAGGTCCGGGCGGTCTACTCGATGTACGCGGGGGCGGGCGGCAACGCGGCGGTGATCGACGCCTTCGACAGCGAGCAGCGCCGCTACGACGTCTTCGTCGCGCACGACCTCGACGGCGAGAACACGACGCTGCTGCGCAACCGGCGGTTGTCGGCGGTGCTGCACCACGATCTGCACCAGGATCTGCGCCGCGCCTGTCACGCTGTGCTGCGGGCACAGGGCGCACTGCCGGGGCCCGTCCGGTCGTACCCGTCGGCGGTCCAGGTCATCACCCCGCACAACGCACCCGCCGAAGCTGTCCGATGACGCCGCCACCGATCGTCATGGGGTGCCGGACCGACGAGAGGAAACCCGATGAAGTTCATGATGTTCGTCTGCACGGACACCGAGCCGGAGACCGACGAGTCGCAGCTGCCCGACATCGAGCAGTGGGTCGAGCAGAACGACGCCGCTGGTCGCAGGCTCACCGGCGACCAGCTGGTGCCGCCCGCATCCGCCACCACGGTCCGGGTGCGCGGCGGTGAGCTGCTGCTCACCGATGGCCCGTTCGCCGAGACCAAGGAGGTGATCGTGGGCTTCGACCTGCTGGAGTGCGCGGATCTGGACGAGGCGATCGAGGTGGCCCGCGCCCACCCGATGGCCTACGCCGGGCGGCTCGAACTGCGGCCGTACCACCAGCAGTGACGGTTCCGGAGGCGGTCGCGCGGGCGAGCCGGGATTCGTACGCGCGGATCGTGGCCACGCTGATCCGGGTGACCGGCGACTGGGACCTGGCCGAGGATTGCGCGCAGGAGGCTCTCGCCGTCGCACTGGAGAAATGGCCGGCCGCGGGCGTACCGGAGAATCCCGGGGCGTGGCTGTTGACCGTGGCCCGCAACCGGGCGCTGGACGTGCTGCGCCGGGCCAGTCTGGAACGCCGCAAACTCGACGAGCTGGCCCGGCTGCCGCTGGATCCACCGCCGCCCGCCCACGACGACCGCCTCCGGCTCATCTTCACCTGCTGTCATCCCGCCCTGGCGCTGGAAGCCCGGGTCGCTCTGACGTTGCGGACGGTGGCGGGTCTGCCCACGGCGGCGATCGCCCGCGCGTTCCTGGTCACCGAGCAGACGATGACCCGCCGGCTCACCCGGGCCAAGACCAGGATCGCCCAGGCCGGCATCCCGTACCGGGTTCCCTCCGGCGCCGCGCTGGGCGAACGGCTCGCTGGGGTGCTCGGCGTGCTCTACCTGTTGTTCAACCGCGGCTACGAGGCGGACGGCGATCCGGCGTTCGCCACCGAGGCGATCCGCCTGACCCGGTTGCTGGCCCGGCTGATGCCCGCGGAACCCGAGGTCGCCGGGCTGCTTGCGCTGTGCCTGGTGCAGCACTCGCGGCGCAACGCCCGTCGCGACGCCGAGGGCCGGCTGCGTCCGCTCGCCGAGCAGGACCGCACCCGCTGGGACCACGCGATGATCGCCGAGGGCGTCGCGCTGCTGCCGCCGCCCGAGGGCACTTATGCCCTGCAGGCGCACATCGCCGCCTGCCACGTCCGCCGGACCACCGACTGGGCGCGCATCGCCGGCCTGTACGACCGGTTGGTGGCCGTCGTTCCCTCACCCGTCGTGCGGCTCAACCGGGCGGTCGCGCACGGGTACGGGCACAGCGCCGCCACGGGCCTGGCCCTGCTGGCCGCCGCCCGGGCCGACGGTGGGCTGGACGGCTACCCGTACGCCCTCGCCGCCGAGGCCGATCTGACCGCGCTGGCGGGTGACCGCGCACGCGCCGTCGAGCTGTTCGAGGCGGCTGCCGCAGTGGCCCGCTCACCTGCCGAGGCGCAGGCCCTGCTGCGCCGCGCTGAGACGCTCTGCCGTCAGGCCTGAGCCCTGCTGCGCCGCGCCGGGGGAGCCGGGGACTCAGGCCGTGCAAATGGCACGCAGCCGGTCGATGCTGCGCCGCACGTCCGCTGCCGGCCGGGCCCCCGATTCGGCCCCGGTCAGGATGGTGTCCTGCTCCAGGACCCACCAGCCGGCGTAACCGTGGCGCCGCAACGCTTTCGCGACCCGGTCGAAGTCCACGTCGCCGTCGCCGATCGGGCGGAACATGCCCGCGCGCACCGCATCGGTGAACGTCCGCCGGCCCGTGCGCACCTCGGCGGCCAGGTCGGCGTCGACGTCCTTGGCGTGCACGTGGGCGATCCGGTCGCCGGCGCGTTCGGCGAGCTCGGCCGGGTCGGTGCCGCCGATGAGCAGATGGCCGGTGTCGAGGCAGAGCGCTACGGCCGAGCCGTCGAGCACCCGCTGGACCTCGTCGGCGCGTTCGATCATGGTGCCGACGTGCGGGTGCAGAACCGCTGACAATCCCTTCGTACGGGCGTCCGCAGCGATCCGATCCACTGTGGTCAGCAGTGCCCGCCACCCGTCGGGGTCCATGGCCGGCCGGGCGTCGTAACCGTCGAGCCCGGTCGCCGCGGCCAGCACGACGGTGTCCGCGCCGGCGGCCACGAAACGGTCGAAGTCCACAGTGGGGTTTCCGGT includes:
- a CDS encoding YciI family protein encodes the protein MKFMMFVCTDTEPETDESQLPDIEQWVEQNDAAGRRLTGDQLVPPASATTVRVRGGELLLTDGPFAETKEVIVGFDLLECADLDEAIEVARAHPMAYAGRLELRPYHQQ
- a CDS encoding LacI family DNA-binding transcriptional regulator — protein: MRHPYRIREIAAQSGLSPATVDRVLHRRGGVRAGTVREVEQAIADLDRQQSQLRVAGRTFMVDVVVQSPTRFTTAVRAVLEAELPVLRPAVLRCRFHFLDSAAPGDLPAVLDKVARVGSHGVILKAPELPETVAAVARLVQQGIPVVTFVTDLPTSARSAYVGIDNRSAGATAAYLIQEWLAGQPGDVLVVRGRSSFRGEDEREMGFRSEMRAHGKARRLLEVVDDEGRADTVHTGTRAVLAVNRQVRAVYSMYAGAGGNAAVIDAFDSEQRRYDVFVAHDLDGENTTLLRNRRLSAVLHHDLHQDLRRACHAVLRAQGALPGPVRSYPSAVQVITPHNAPAEAVR
- a CDS encoding TIM barrel protein gives rise to the protein MRIAGAPISWGISEVPGWGHQLPVERVLSEMRDLGLTATEFGPAGFLPSDDLLSSYGLSAVGGFVPVVLHTGNPTVDFDRFVAAGADTVVLAAATGLDGYDARPAMDPDGWRALLTTVDRIAADARTKGLSAVLHPHVGTMIERADEVQRVLDGSAVALCLDTGHLLIGGTDPAELAERAGDRIAHVHAKDVDADLAAEVRTGRRTFTDAVRAGMFRPIGDGDVDFDRVAKALRRHGYAGWWVLEQDTILTGAESGARPAADVRRSIDRLRAICTA
- a CDS encoding glycoside hydrolase family 3 C-terminal domain-containing protein, which codes for MRLARIALAVVLGCGVLAAVGGPEDQLAPAQRAEALLQRMTRDEKLTLLHGGSACGYVGCVDGIERLGIPALHLQDGPAGVGGGLTGVTQLPAPVAAAAAWDPGVLSSYGKVLGAEHRGKGSDVVLAPTVNIVRDPRWGRAFESLGEDPYLTGRSAAAEIEAIQAEGPMAQVKHYAVYNQETARNTPAGNATIDERTLHEIYLPAFEDAVAAGVDSVMCGYNPVNGVFPCENGDLQNRILRDQLGFPGFITSDWDATHSTVASALNGLDMEMPDAQYFGPPLTASGLDVDEHVRRILTAMFRRGLFDHPSTGSLTAPVTSVSHAKTAREIAEQGMVLLKNDGDVLPIGGGVHSIAVIGNGGDAGVLSQGGGSATVSAPYVISPYQGLKERGGPVTYQPGTARADGALPTVPLTLTGSVFPNTALSGPAIATRTDAGLDGTWRGGDPGTGIASDWSARWTGTLIPPTTGTYTFSLTNTDGARLTIGDKLLIDNGWTERSLRTTSRSIYLTGGQPVPVTLTFAQYTGNAAVSLGWTRPGQNLHDDAVRAAASADLAVVVVGRFSTEGADLSDLDLPAAQNALVTDVAAANPNTVVIVNSGSAITMPWASRVRGIVEAWYPGQEYGHALADLLHGDANFSAKLPVTFPRALSDAPAFAPARWPGGRYSEGLQVGYRWYDARGIEPLFPFGYGLSYTTFKYSDLKLSGATVSFTLTNTGPRAGAEVAQVYVQQPAATGEPIRNLRGFTKLTLQPGQSQRVTIELDARSFQHWTGTWTTSPGTYTISVGSSSRDLPLAASMSRP
- a CDS encoding Na+/H+ antiporter; this encodes MSVETTLLFILAGVAVVVAIRWVANRSGLPAAALLTLIGILYAVLPGPNIELEPEIVLTLILPPLLYNAALDSSLLDIRRNLRTVISLSVVLVLVTALLIGAGFHFLVAGATMAAGVALGAAVAPPDPVAALAVGKKVGLPRNLITLVQGEGLLNDATALTLLSVAVSAAVGGHFSFATTVGEFVLSAAGGVIAGIIVAYAVRASRPIQRDPLIANAISLATPFVAYVLAEQVHVSGVLAVVVAGLIVGHDTPRLGSGASRLQVSAVWRLVDFLLEGLVFLLIGQQLPWVIEGLSEYKTSTIVGAVAISVGITLLLRPLFLYVTQLLPLSMHTRLGGDPNSEKNSARREQALDGREITALSWAGTRGVITLAAVFTIPTETRAHLPFPDRDLLLFCAFAVVLVTLVGQGLTFAPLVRRLGLRANENDDARERNEARSASAQAALDRLDEIDQDPHDDVEDHAIESMRKQLGTRLERYRRRIDLLDQAESDELPVSPQYEAALRVRRSVIDAQRDELLRWRDAGQLTDEGLRILERELDHEERLLPDRR
- a CDS encoding DUF6082 family protein; protein product: MATKGRRMPRFRAWRRLRPWLLLIGVSAGVMVVVWSPLIMYKLLGEALPWKDLADVGEAYGGASAILSAAALSGIGFSLVLQARQARQELLSFDKQRHFDLIKLALDNPEFFEVLDTGHVQTAQDRQKVYANLVMNYWFVMWELGEIDEAELRSLAGNMFESAVSRKWWQLQEAAWITVGTHRRRRFMTVVTDERLAAERRAVHRSETDEQRPPPGRPARRPKKAWASALSIALIGAALAGHLHRDRMAKRDPASRP
- a CDS encoding DUF397 domain-containing protein, yielding MHGNFGSEELRWRKSRRSALQSNCVEIAHGRDGSVHLRDSKDPHGGILTLTSAGFSAFLSDVKDGKLDLA
- the ahcY gene encoding adenosylhomocysteinase — encoded protein: MSERLQKINGLDFAVADLSLAKAGRHQMRLAEHEMPGLMSIREEFKAAQPLAGARIAGSLHMTIQTAVLIETLTALGAEVRWVSCNIFSTQDEAAAAVVVGTEGTAEAPQGVSVFAWKGETLEEYWWCTEQLFDFGDGRGPNMILDDGGDATLLVHKGVEFEAAGAVPATTAEDNHEYSIILDTLRRSLASDNQRFTKIAAEIRGVTEETTTGVARLYKFAKTGDLLFPAINVNDSVTKSKFDNKYGIRHSLVDGLNRATDVMIGGKLAVVCGYGDVGKGSAETLRGQGARVVVTEVDPICALQAAMDGMQVVRIEDVVAEADIFITTTGGTDIITPEHMAKMKHNAIVGNVGHFDDEIDMAGLAKVPGIEKVEVKPQVHEWRFPDGHAVIVLSEGRLMNLGNATGHPSFVMSNSFTNQVIAQIELWTKPGEYDKQVYVLPKHLDEKVARLHLDALGVRLTELTKKQAEYLGVSVEGPFKPDHYRY
- a CDS encoding RNA polymerase sigma factor; the protein is MTVPEAVARASRDSYARIVATLIRVTGDWDLAEDCAQEALAVALEKWPAAGVPENPGAWLLTVARNRALDVLRRASLERRKLDELARLPLDPPPPAHDDRLRLIFTCCHPALALEARVALTLRTVAGLPTAAIARAFLVTEQTMTRRLTRAKTRIAQAGIPYRVPSGAALGERLAGVLGVLYLLFNRGYEADGDPAFATEAIRLTRLLARLMPAEPEVAGLLALCLVQHSRRNARRDAEGRLRPLAEQDRTRWDHAMIAEGVALLPPPEGTYALQAHIAACHVRRTTDWARIAGLYDRLVAVVPSPVVRLNRAVAHGYGHSAATGLALLAAARADGGLDGYPYALAAEADLTALAGDRARAVELFEAAAAVARSPAEAQALLRRAETLCRQA